The following are encoded in a window of Flavobacterium sp. WC2421 genomic DNA:
- a CDS encoding patatin-like phospholipase family protein — protein MKKYILLISLFFTSFILLSQVQNKPKVGLVLSGGGAKGFAHIGVLKVLEEAGVKIDYIGGTSMGSVVGGLYASGYTASQIDSIFQSTNFDELINDFIPRSSKNFYEKRNDELYALVLPFDKFKIGIPEALSKGMYNFNLLSSLTRNVRHVRDFNKLPTPFLCIGSNIETGKQVILDKGNLAQAMIASSAFPSLFSPVEIDGALLVDGGVTNNYPIDEIRKLGADIIIGVDVQDDLRDRNSLKDATKILVQITNLHSIEKMKSNIEKTDIYIKPDIKDYGVISFDKGKEIIKKGEDATFSVYEKIKVLGEGSNYYSKPKLKIQSDSLQLKNINCNELDNFTKEYVLGKLRFKPGSKITYQQLEKGINNINATNNFSVINYTLNSNAGDDDLDLNLKENPIKSYLKFGLHYDDLFKSGVLVNFTRKKTFFKNDIASLDIVLGDNFRYNFDYYIENGYNLSLGFKSNFNQFSRNIPSEVSGLDYGALGVNSIFVDFSDLTSQAYFQSLFVQKFLIGAGVEYKYLKIKSETLANTDPIIDKSSYLSVFGYMKYDTFDNKDFPKKGLYFSGDIQSYFLSSNYTGKFNPFSIAKADFGVAATLFKHATIKIQSEAGFSFGNESVPYFNFVLGGYGFNTINNFRPFYGYDFLSIAGNSYIKTTGTVDYEFYKKNHLNFSANFANLGSNIFETVDWISVPKYSGYAVGYGLETIVGPLEIKYSWSPENAKGYTWFSIGFLF, from the coding sequence ATGAAAAAATATATTCTTTTAATCTCCCTATTTTTTACAAGTTTTATATTGCTTTCCCAAGTCCAAAACAAACCTAAAGTAGGCTTGGTGTTAAGTGGCGGTGGTGCCAAAGGATTTGCTCATATAGGTGTTTTGAAAGTACTGGAAGAAGCAGGTGTTAAAATTGATTATATTGGAGGAACAAGTATGGGCTCAGTAGTTGGGGGATTGTATGCTTCAGGTTATACAGCATCACAAATAGATTCTATATTTCAATCCACTAATTTTGATGAATTAATAAATGATTTCATTCCTAGGTCTTCTAAAAATTTTTATGAAAAAAGGAATGATGAGTTATATGCATTAGTCTTGCCTTTTGATAAATTTAAAATTGGTATACCGGAAGCGCTTTCTAAAGGGATGTACAATTTTAACTTATTAAGCAGTTTGACTAGAAACGTAAGGCATGTAAGAGATTTTAATAAATTACCAACTCCATTTTTATGTATAGGTTCTAATATAGAAACAGGGAAACAAGTAATTTTAGATAAAGGGAATTTGGCGCAAGCGATGATTGCCAGTTCTGCATTTCCATCTTTGTTTTCTCCAGTTGAAATTGACGGAGCACTTCTGGTGGACGGAGGAGTTACTAATAACTATCCAATTGATGAAATTCGAAAATTGGGTGCTGATATCATAATTGGGGTGGATGTTCAAGATGATTTAAGGGACAGAAACTCGCTTAAAGATGCTACAAAAATTTTAGTTCAAATTACCAATCTTCATTCGATAGAAAAAATGAAAAGTAATATTGAAAAAACGGACATTTATATAAAGCCTGATATAAAAGATTATGGTGTGATATCATTTGATAAAGGAAAAGAGATAATTAAAAAAGGAGAAGATGCAACTTTTTCAGTTTATGAAAAGATAAAAGTGTTGGGGGAGGGCTCAAATTATTACAGTAAACCTAAATTAAAAATTCAATCGGACAGTTTACAATTAAAGAATATAAATTGTAATGAATTAGATAATTTTACAAAAGAATATGTTTTAGGGAAGTTGCGTTTCAAACCAGGTTCAAAAATAACATACCAACAACTAGAAAAAGGAATAAACAACATTAATGCGACTAATAACTTTAGTGTTATAAACTATACATTAAATTCCAATGCTGGAGATGATGATTTAGACCTTAATTTAAAAGAAAACCCAATAAAATCTTATTTGAAATTTGGTTTACATTACGATGATTTATTTAAAAGTGGAGTTTTGGTAAATTTCACTCGCAAAAAAACTTTTTTTAAAAATGACATTGCTTCATTAGATATTGTTTTAGGGGATAATTTTCGATATAATTTTGATTATTATATCGAAAATGGATACAATCTAAGTTTGGGGTTTAAGTCTAATTTCAATCAATTTAGTCGAAACATACCAAGTGAGGTCAGTGGTTTGGATTATGGTGCTTTGGGAGTAAATTCAATCTTTGTCGATTTTTCGGATTTGACAAGCCAAGCTTATTTTCAATCCCTGTTTGTTCAAAAATTTTTAATAGGTGCTGGAGTTGAGTATAAATATTTAAAAATTAAGTCGGAAACCTTAGCAAATACGGATCCTATAATTGACAAAAGTAGTTATCTGAGTGTTTTTGGATATATGAAATACGATACTTTTGACAACAAAGACTTTCCGAAAAAAGGGTTGTATTTTTCGGGAGATATTCAGTCCTATTTCTTGTCATCAAATTATACGGGAAAGTTTAATCCTTTCTCTATTGCCAAAGCTGATTTTGGTGTAGCTGCCACATTATTCAAACATGCCACAATAAAAATTCAATCCGAAGCAGGTTTTTCATTTGGTAATGAGAGTGTCCCTTATTTCAATTTTGTATTAGGAGGGTATGGTTTCAATACCATTAATAATTTTAGACCGTTTTATGGTTATGATTTTTTAAGTATAGCGGGCAATAGCTATATAAAAACAACAGGAACGGTTGATTATGAGTTTTATAAAAAAAACCATTTGAATTTTTCGGCTAATTTTGCCAATTTGGGCAGTAATATTTTTGAAACAGTTGATTGGATATCAGTTCCTAAATATTCGGGTTACGCAGTAGGATACGGTTTAGAAACTATTGTTGGTCCTTTAGAAATTAAATATTCATGGTCACCAGAAAACGCAAAAGGGTATACTTGGTTTAGCATCGGATTTTTATTTTAA
- a CDS encoding homogentisate 1,2-dioxygenase, producing the protein MPLYHKLGVFPQKRHTQFEKPNGGLYYEQLFGTEGFHGNSSLLYHVHRPTQVKEINKSYSVEPKIAIGKNIKSLLLKGFELKSADDFLDSRKAMLVNKDCTIGLAAPRKSLTDYFYKNADADEMIFIHKGKGKLRTMMGNIPFEYGDYLIIPRGIIYQIQFNTTDNRLFYVESFAPFYTPKRYKNESGQHLEHSPFCERDFILPNELETHDEKGDFLIKIKKEGMMHEVVYATHPFDVVGWDGYNFPYGFSIHNFEPITGRVHQPPPVHQTFETSTFVVCSFVPRLYDYHPKAIPAPYNHSNIDSDEVLYYVDGDFMSRNNIEQGHITLHPKGIPHGPAPGAMERSIGHTSTEELAVMVDTFRPLMVTEEAMGLDDGQYYKSWVE; encoded by the coding sequence ATGCCATTATATCATAAATTAGGGGTTTTCCCTCAAAAAAGGCACACTCAATTTGAAAAGCCAAATGGAGGTTTGTACTACGAACAGCTCTTTGGTACTGAAGGGTTCCATGGAAACTCTTCATTGCTATATCATGTCCATAGGCCAACACAGGTAAAGGAAATCAATAAGTCCTACTCAGTTGAACCTAAAATTGCTATTGGGAAAAACATAAAATCATTATTGCTTAAAGGGTTTGAATTAAAATCCGCAGATGATTTTTTAGACAGTCGCAAAGCCATGCTAGTCAATAAAGACTGTACAATTGGGCTTGCAGCACCTCGGAAATCATTGACAGACTATTTCTATAAAAATGCCGATGCTGATGAAATGATTTTCATTCATAAAGGAAAAGGAAAATTACGTACCATGATGGGGAATATCCCTTTTGAGTATGGAGATTACTTAATCATACCGCGCGGAATTATTTACCAGATTCAGTTTAACACAACAGACAATCGCTTGTTTTACGTCGAGTCGTTCGCCCCTTTTTATACGCCAAAACGATATAAAAATGAATCGGGACAACATTTGGAGCATTCGCCATTTTGCGAACGAGATTTTATTTTACCAAACGAGTTAGAGACACACGATGAAAAAGGAGATTTTTTAATCAAAATCAAAAAAGAAGGAATGATGCATGAAGTAGTCTATGCTACGCATCCCTTTGATGTTGTGGGTTGGGACGGTTACAATTTTCCATACGGATTCAGTATTCATAACTTCGAGCCAATAACGGGTCGTGTTCATCAACCGCCACCAGTGCATCAAACGTTTGAAACTTCAACTTTTGTAGTATGTTCGTTTGTTCCTAGATTGTATGATTACCACCCAAAAGCAATTCCAGCGCCTTACAATCATAGTAACATTGATAGCGATGAGGTGTTGTATTACGTAGATGGTGATTTCATGAGCCGCAATAATATAGAACAAGGACACATCACATTGCACCCCAAAGGAATTCCCCACGGTCCAGCGCCAGGGGCCATGGAGCGTAGTATTGGTCACACAAGTACTGAGGAGTTAGCCGTTATGGTAGACACTTTTCGCCCACTGATGGTAACCGAAGAAGCTATGGGATTAGACGATGGGCAATATTATAAGTCGTGGGTGGAGTAG
- the hppD gene encoding 4-hydroxyphenylpyruvate dioxygenase, whose product MAKEVKSVEYGLEKIFEGAQDFLPLLGTDYVEFYVGNAKQSAHYYKTAFGYQSLAYAGLETGVRDRTSYVLKQDKIRIVLTTPLTQDSPIHEHLRKHGDGVKVAALWVEDATSAYEETMKRGARSFMEPTVEKDEHGEVVRSGIYTYGETVHIFVERKNYNGVFLPGYKEWKSDYNPEPTGLKYIDHMVGNVGWNEMNTWVKFYEEVMGFVNFLSFDDKQINTEYSALMSKVMSNGNGRIKFPINEPAEGKKKSQIEEYLDFYGGPGIQHIAIATDDIIKTVSQLKTRGVEFLSAPPHTYYEAIPERLGAHMGMMKEDINEIEKLAIMVDADEDGYLLQIFTKPVQDRPTLFFEIIQRMGAKGFGAGNFKALFESIEREQQLRGTL is encoded by the coding sequence ATGGCAAAGGAAGTTAAATCAGTAGAATACGGGCTAGAAAAAATATTTGAAGGAGCGCAAGATTTCCTTCCATTATTAGGAACGGATTATGTAGAATTCTACGTAGGAAATGCAAAACAATCCGCACATTATTATAAAACCGCTTTTGGATATCAGTCCTTGGCGTATGCTGGATTAGAAACAGGAGTTAGAGATCGCACTTCTTATGTGTTAAAACAAGATAAGATTCGTATTGTACTTACTACACCGTTAACACAAGATTCTCCAATACATGAGCATTTGAGAAAACACGGAGATGGAGTAAAAGTTGCGGCACTTTGGGTTGAGGATGCTACAAGCGCATACGAAGAGACTATGAAACGTGGTGCACGCTCTTTTATGGAGCCTACTGTTGAGAAAGACGAACATGGAGAAGTAGTGCGCTCTGGAATTTATACCTATGGTGAAACCGTTCATATATTTGTAGAACGTAAAAACTATAATGGTGTTTTCTTACCAGGATATAAAGAATGGAAATCGGATTATAATCCAGAGCCAACAGGATTGAAATACATTGACCACATGGTAGGAAATGTGGGTTGGAACGAAATGAACACTTGGGTGAAGTTCTATGAAGAAGTAATGGGATTTGTAAATTTCCTTTCTTTTGATGACAAACAAATCAATACGGAATACTCTGCTTTGATGAGTAAAGTAATGTCTAACGGAAATGGAAGAATAAAATTTCCGATCAACGAACCTGCCGAAGGAAAGAAAAAATCTCAAATCGAAGAGTATCTGGACTTTTATGGCGGACCTGGAATACAGCATATTGCCATCGCTACTGATGACATTATTAAAACGGTAAGCCAGTTAAAAACAAGAGGAGTAGAATTTTTATCGGCACCACCTCATACCTATTATGAAGCAATTCCGGAACGTTTGGGAGCGCATATGGGTATGATGAAAGAAGATATCAATGAAATTGAAAAATTAGCCATTATGGTTGATGCCGATGAAGATGGATATTTATTGCAAATTTTCACAAAACCAGTACAGGACAGGCCAACTTTATTTTTTGAAATTATTCAAAGAATGGGTGCTAAAGGTTTTGGAGCAGGTAACTTCAAAGCACTTTTTGAATCAATAGAACGTGAGCAACAATTGCGAGGAACGTTGTAA
- a CDS encoding DUF3108 domain-containing protein, giving the protein MKKIILFLILILTVSFDSHNDDAYDVGEWFKFRIHYGFVNAGYATLEVKDATINNKKAFHVIGKGYTTGMSRFFFKVDDLYESYIDKESGNPSQFVRKINEGGYTKSQEGFFNQASNKILVKDYKNKNEKTFVIPKNTQDILSAFYYLRNYPSIDKINPGESIVIDMFFDDETTKFKLKFIGRQDITTKFGVVSSMVFRPLVQSGRVFKEQESLTVWISDDDNRLPIRIKAELAVGSIKADLDAFKGLKNPFKIKN; this is encoded by the coding sequence ATGAAAAAAATAATACTATTCTTAATATTGATTTTAACTGTAAGTTTTGACTCTCATAATGATGACGCCTATGATGTGGGTGAATGGTTTAAGTTTCGAATCCATTATGGGTTTGTCAATGCAGGTTATGCCACGCTTGAAGTAAAAGACGCCACCATCAATAATAAAAAAGCATTTCATGTAATTGGGAAAGGATATACCACAGGGATGTCTCGATTTTTCTTCAAAGTAGATGATTTATACGAAAGTTATATCGATAAAGAATCTGGGAATCCATCCCAATTTGTAAGAAAAATAAACGAAGGGGGCTATACCAAAAGTCAAGAAGGGTTTTTTAATCAAGCATCAAATAAGATTTTGGTGAAAGATTATAAAAACAAGAATGAAAAAACCTTTGTAATTCCCAAAAATACTCAAGATATCTTATCGGCTTTCTATTATTTAAGAAATTATCCAAGTATTGATAAAATTAATCCTGGGGAATCGATCGTGATTGATATGTTTTTTGATGATGAAACCACAAAATTTAAGTTAAAGTTTATAGGTCGTCAAGATATTACCACTAAATTTGGCGTCGTGTCTTCAATGGTTTTTAGACCATTAGTTCAATCAGGACGTGTTTTTAAAGAACAAGAAAGTTTAACTGTCTGGATTTCAGACGACGACAACAGATTGCCTATTCGGATAAAAGCAGAGCTTGCGGTAGGGTCAATCAAAGCAGATCTAGATGCATTTAAAGGATTAAAAAATCCGTTTAAAATAAAAAACTAA
- a CDS encoding tryptophan 2,3-dioxygenase family protein, translated as MNINANKEAILKEIELKYDSINQKTETQLEGLLWSKPITYWDYIQTDALLNLQIQRTTLPDEMVFIMYHQVNELIFKMILWEMNQIGYSQNSNAEFFSERLMRVSRYFDMLTTSFGIMEEGMDVDQYMKFRTTLTPASGFQSAQYRLIEFSSTDVINLIDYRFRNKIEVKDSYENAFEHLYWQAAGKDYQTGEKSYLLEEFEKKYKGIFMRHMEEYSTINIWQKFKQLPEIEQKKPEIIKAMRHFDYTVNITWVMQHLNVAIKYIDQSGKGDGEATGGSDWKKYMHPKYQRRIFFPELWSDEELANWGVEK; from the coding sequence ATGAACATTAATGCGAATAAAGAAGCAATTTTAAAAGAAATTGAACTTAAATATGATTCCATAAATCAAAAAACAGAAACGCAACTCGAGGGCTTACTTTGGTCAAAACCCATTACATATTGGGATTATATCCAAACTGATGCCTTATTGAATTTACAAATTCAAAGAACGACACTCCCAGATGAAATGGTTTTTATCATGTATCATCAAGTAAATGAATTAATTTTTAAAATGATTCTTTGGGAAATGAATCAAATTGGTTATTCTCAAAATAGTAATGCCGAATTTTTTTCAGAACGATTAATGAGAGTGAGTCGTTATTTTGATATGCTTACCACATCATTCGGTATTATGGAAGAGGGCATGGATGTTGATCAATATATGAAATTTAGAACTACTCTTACTCCTGCAAGTGGTTTTCAAAGCGCACAATATCGCTTAATAGAATTTTCTTCTACTGATGTAATTAACCTTATTGACTATCGTTTTAGAAATAAAATAGAGGTTAAAGATTCTTATGAAAATGCATTTGAACATTTGTATTGGCAAGCTGCCGGAAAAGATTATCAAACAGGTGAAAAATCCTATTTGCTAGAAGAATTCGAAAAAAAATACAAAGGGATTTTCATGCGTCACATGGAAGAATATAGCACCATTAATATTTGGCAAAAATTCAAACAACTACCAGAAATAGAACAAAAAAAACCGGAAATTATAAAGGCAATGCGTCATTTTGATTATACGGTAAATATTACTTGGGTGATGCAGCATTTAAATGTTGCCATAAAATACATCGATCAAAGCGGTAAGGGAGATGGAGAAGCTACTGGAGGAAGTGATTGGAAAAAATACATGCACCCTAAATACCAACGAAGGATATTTTTTCCAGAATTATGGAGCGATGAAGAGTTGGCTAATTGGGGTGTAGAAAAGTAA
- a CDS encoding peptidoglycan DD-metalloendopeptidase family protein: MKQVFMIIIVLTTILSCNKSNDKSENVVKVKTVKPIADNSDFGFNYSDFNVVQDTVKRGDTFGTIIDKQNIGDRRVFEIVKSVKDTFDVRVIRPNKPYTMLRSKDKTNKLQVFIYQPDAINYYIFDLRDSVVVAHKRTRPITIKRRSIGGVLKGSLSETLGNASVEAALANKITKIYSWSIDFFKLKKGDRFGIIFTERFINDSVYDGVENLEAAFFEYKGKIIYAFPFAQNESSGKIEYYDEEGKTLKNFFLKTPIKFSRITSRFTMSRFHPVQHRWKAHKGTDYAAPTGTPISTTAAGIVEKTGYTAGNGNYVKVKHNSTYSTQYLHMSKILVRRGQHVNQGDVIGRVGSTGLATGPHVCYRFWKNGKQVDALKLNLPNGEPMYGANKTRFLKYIEPLKFELDSIANL; the protein is encoded by the coding sequence TTGAAGCAGGTATTCATGATTATCATAGTATTAACCACAATACTATCTTGTAATAAGTCTAATGATAAATCCGAAAATGTAGTTAAGGTTAAAACCGTAAAACCTATTGCAGACAATTCTGATTTTGGGTTTAATTATTCTGATTTTAATGTTGTACAAGATACTGTAAAAAGAGGGGATACTTTTGGAACAATTATAGATAAACAAAATATTGGAGATAGAAGAGTATTTGAGATTGTCAAAAGTGTAAAAGACACTTTTGATGTTAGGGTAATAAGACCTAATAAACCTTATACGATGCTTCGGTCAAAGGATAAAACAAATAAGTTACAGGTTTTCATTTATCAACCCGATGCTATAAATTATTATATTTTTGATTTACGTGATTCTGTAGTTGTAGCTCATAAAAGAACAAGGCCCATAACCATTAAGAGAAGATCTATTGGTGGGGTTTTAAAAGGATCTCTATCAGAAACCTTAGGTAATGCAAGTGTTGAAGCAGCTCTAGCTAATAAAATAACAAAAATATATTCTTGGTCTATTGATTTTTTTAAACTTAAAAAAGGGGATCGATTTGGCATCATTTTTACGGAAAGATTTATCAATGACTCTGTATATGATGGAGTAGAAAATCTGGAAGCGGCATTTTTTGAATATAAAGGTAAAATCATATATGCCTTTCCTTTCGCTCAAAACGAATCTTCGGGCAAGATTGAATATTACGATGAAGAAGGTAAGACATTAAAAAACTTCTTTCTTAAAACCCCTATTAAGTTTAGTCGAATTACTTCTCGATTTACAATGAGTAGATTTCATCCTGTACAACACAGATGGAAAGCTCATAAAGGAACTGATTATGCTGCGCCAACAGGAACGCCTATTTCAACTACCGCAGCGGGAATAGTTGAAAAGACTGGATATACAGCTGGTAATGGAAATTATGTTAAAGTAAAGCATAATAGTACTTATTCTACTCAATATTTACATATGTCAAAAATATTGGTGAGACGTGGTCAACATGTAAATCAAGGAGATGTGATAGGAAGAGTAGGTAGTACGGGATTAGCTACTGGTCCTCATGTGTGTTATCGATTTTGGAAAAACGGAAAACAAGTCGATGCCTTAAAATTAAACTTACCAAATGGAGAGCCGATGTATGGAGCTAATAAAACTCGTTTTTTAAAATATATAGAGCCCTTAAAGTTTGAATTAGATAGTATAGCTAATTTATAA
- the pgi gene encoding glucose-6-phosphate isomerase, translated as MALNTINPTDTLSWGKLQNHFTEMQKVSMKEMFEEDKSRTEKFNLQWNDFLIDYSKNIINQETITLLLDLANEVGLKDAIAEYFEGALINQTENRAVLHTALRAKESAVVNVNGENVVPEIYDVKSKIKAFTNEVISGARKGYTGKVFTDVVNIGIGGSDLGPVMVVEALQFYNNQLNVHFVSNVDGDHVNEVVKKLDPETTLFVIVSKTFTTQETLTNSETIRKWFLKSATQEDVAKHFVAVSTNIQKVTDFGINPDNVFPMWDWVGGRFSLWSAVGLTISLAIGFDNFDELLGGANEMDDHFKTADFDKNMPVILALLSVWYNNFFGAESEALIPYTQYLQKLAPYLQQGTMESNGKSVGRDGKPVNYETGTIIWGEPGTNAQHAFFQLIHQGTKLIPSDFIGYVKPLYGDEDHHDKLMSNFFAQTEALMQGKSAVQVQSEFDKQGLSADKAKFLLPFKVFNGNKPTNTILIDKLTPNSLGSLIALYEHKIFVQGVIWNIFSFDQWGVELGKQLANSILEEINTEKVKSHDSSTEFLLNYFLKNK; from the coding sequence ATGGCCTTAAATACAATAAATCCTACAGATACCCTTTCGTGGGGGAAGCTTCAGAATCATTTTACTGAAATGCAAAAAGTTTCTATGAAAGAAATGTTTGAAGAAGATAAATCAAGAACTGAAAAATTTAATCTACAATGGAATGATTTTTTAATTGATTATTCTAAAAACATTATCAATCAAGAAACAATTACTTTATTGTTGGATTTGGCAAATGAAGTGGGACTAAAAGATGCAATTGCTGAATATTTTGAAGGAGCATTAATAAATCAAACCGAAAATAGAGCGGTTCTTCATACTGCCTTAAGAGCTAAGGAATCAGCTGTTGTAAATGTTAATGGTGAAAATGTAGTCCCAGAAATATATGATGTAAAAAGTAAAATTAAAGCTTTTACAAATGAAGTAATTTCAGGAGCTAGAAAGGGATATACAGGAAAAGTATTTACTGATGTGGTAAATATTGGTATTGGTGGATCTGATCTTGGCCCTGTTATGGTTGTGGAAGCCTTGCAGTTTTATAACAATCAGTTAAATGTTCATTTTGTTTCAAATGTTGATGGGGATCATGTAAATGAAGTTGTTAAAAAGTTAGACCCAGAAACTACACTTTTTGTAATTGTTTCTAAAACGTTTACAACACAAGAAACACTTACGAATTCTGAAACAATTAGAAAATGGTTTTTAAAATCGGCTACACAAGAGGATGTTGCGAAACATTTTGTTGCGGTTTCTACTAATATTCAAAAAGTTACCGATTTTGGAATTAATCCTGATAATGTTTTTCCAATGTGGGACTGGGTTGGTGGACGATTTTCCTTATGGAGTGCAGTTGGACTTACTATAAGTTTAGCAATTGGCTTTGATAATTTTGATGAATTATTAGGTGGTGCTAATGAAATGGACGATCATTTTAAAACGGCAGATTTTGATAAAAATATGCCAGTGATTTTGGCTTTATTAAGTGTTTGGTATAATAATTTCTTTGGTGCCGAAAGTGAAGCATTGATTCCTTATACACAATATTTACAAAAACTAGCTCCCTATTTGCAACAAGGAACTATGGAGAGTAATGGTAAAAGTGTAGGGAGAGACGGTAAGCCAGTTAATTATGAAACGGGAACTATTATTTGGGGAGAACCAGGAACAAATGCACAACATGCTTTTTTTCAATTAATCCATCAAGGGACAAAATTAATTCCATCAGATTTTATTGGTTATGTAAAGCCATTATATGGAGATGAAGATCACCACGATAAATTGATGTCTAACTTTTTTGCACAAACTGAAGCTTTGATGCAAGGAAAGTCGGCAGTCCAAGTTCAATCAGAATTTGATAAACAGGGACTTTCAGCCGATAAAGCTAAATTCCTTCTTCCATTCAAAGTGTTTAATGGTAATAAACCTACCAATACTATTCTTATTGATAAATTAACACCAAATTCTTTAGGTTCGTTAATTGCATTATATGAGCACAAAATTTTTGTACAAGGAGTGATTTGGAATATATTCAGCTTTGATCAATGGGGTGTAGAATTAGGGAAACAGTTGGCTAATTCTATTTTGGAAGAAATCAATACTGAAAAAGTTAAAAGTCACGATAGTTCAACTGAATTTTTATTGAATTATTTTTTGAAGAATAAATAA